A region from the Triticum aestivum cultivar Chinese Spring chromosome 3D, IWGSC CS RefSeq v2.1, whole genome shotgun sequence genome encodes:
- the LOC123073652 gene encoding putative E3 ubiquitin-protein ligase SINA-like 6 — protein MAGQDKRCLPSMPACNGEHGGKKARHQALVPVVKQEPRQEEEEEEEEWEEGELTSHGGSSGSAAASEALVGAAPAPAPAPPQIDVRMDMALLHCHACFLPLKPRVFKCEAGHVVCGYCRGAHGEACGRADTHCPELDAVVGATKVPCAYRDFGCDRFLVYHGAAEHKRVCPWMPCSCPQPGCAFLGPPAALLDHCSAEHSRPIIQVRYGRPWTLSLPLAQRWHVVVGQEDRSVFLVSLADLGVAATAVSLLCVRPDGAAALPSAPHFWCKLSVEHPRGDKDEMVMMASAVGSSPLSAGPPVPGQGMFLAVPHELMSGDVLAISVRIDQLQPPPPPPAASTAVAARAPAPPPPPHASARTTTRRLQ, from the exons ATGGCCGGGCAGGACAAGAGGTGTTTGCCGTCGATGCCGGCGTGCAACGGCGAGCACGGCGGCAAGAAGGCGCGGCACCAGGCCCTGGTGCCCGTGGTGAAGCAGGAGCcgcggcaggaggaggaggaggaggaggaggagtgggaggagggggAGCTGACGTCCCATGGCGGCAGCTCGGGATCGGCGGCTGCGTCAGAGGCCCTGGTGGGGgcggcgcccgcgcccgcgcccgcgccgccgcagaTCGACGTGAGGATGGACATGGCGCTGCTCCACTGCCATGCCTGCTTCCTCCCCCTCAAGCCCCGCGTGTTCAAG TGCGAGGCCGGGCACGTGGTGTGCGGCTACTGCCGCGGCGCGCACGGCGAGGCCTGCGGCCGCGCCGACACGCACTGCCCCGAGCTGGACGCCGTCGTGGGCGCCACCAAGGTGCCGTGCGCGTACCGGGACTTCGGCTGCGACCGGTTCCTCGTGTACCACGGCGCCGCGGAGCACAAGCGCGTGTGCCCGTGGATGCCCTGCTCCTGCCCGCAGCCCGGCTGCGCCTTCCTCGGCCCCCCGGCGGCGCTCCTGGACCACTGCTCCGCCGAGCACTCCCGGCCCATCATCCAGGTGCGCTACGGCCGGCCGTGGACCCTCAGCCTGCCGCTGGCGCAGCGCTGGCACGTGGTGGTCGGGCAGGAGGACCGGAGCGTCTTCCTCGTCTCCCTGGCCGACCTGGGCGTGGCGGCCACCGCGGTGTCGCTGCTCTGCGTCAGGCCCGACGGCGCCGCGGCGCTGCCCTCGGCGCCCCACTTCTGGTGCAAGCTCTCGGTGGAGCACCCGCGCGGCGACAAGGACGAGATGGTCATGATGGCGTCCGCCGTGGGCAGCAGCCCCCTGTCCGCCGGCCCGCCGGTGCCGGGGCAGGGGATGTTCTTGGCGGTGCCGCACGAGCTCATGTCCGGCGACGTGCTCGCCATCAGCGTCCGCATTGATCAgctccagcctcctcctcctcctcctgctgcttccACTGCTGTCGCGGCCAGGGCAccagcgccaccaccaccaccccatgCTAGTGCTAGGACAACAACCAGGAGGCTCCAGTGA
- the LOC123073651 gene encoding E3 ubiquitin-protein ligase SINA-like 10, which produces MRMRQVAACSSSDGRARDRGSPATVDKLAMHQATGGGASGGSVVVPAAGTWRAVKMDMRVLQCPLCTLPLKPPVLQCKGGHVACGGCLAEPCRRCEHGGGFDVRSTAMDAVVSAARVQCPHDGCLTYVAYHELGDHRSACGHAPCSCPELGCSFTAPPRVLLVHLFVRHSMPAHKFQYGEDFRLLVPASEPSRRLLIGGDDGRAFLVSAGALAAATAVSVVCVRASAVLRPQYLCKMWSIMPPSQDLVVVKTKVTSSTSPGAVAAASFLTVPPRYYRVGAAGVSNSKLVPLNVRIDKI; this is translated from the exons ATGAGGATGCGGCAGGTTGCTGCTTGCTCTTCCTCTGATGGACGGGCACGGGACAGGGGTTCGCCGGCGACGGTGGACAAACTAGCTATGCACCAAGCAACCGGAGGCGGAGCAAGTGGCGGCTCGGTCGTCGTGCCGGCGGCAGGCACCTGGCGAGCCGTAAAGATGGACATGCGCGTGCTCCAGTGCCCCCTCTGCACCCTCCCCCTCAAGCCGCCCGTCTTGCAG TGCAAGGGCGGGCACGTGGCCTGCGGCGGCTGCCTGGCCGAGCCGTGCCGGAGGTGCGAGCACGGCGGCGGCTTCGATGTCCGCAGCACGGCGATGGACGCCGTCGTCTCCGCGGCCAGGGTCCAGTGCCCCCACGACGGCTGTCTGACCTACGTCGCGTACCACGAGCTCGGCGACCACCGgagcgcgtgcgggcacgcgccCTGCTCCTGCCCGGAGCTCGGCTGCAGCTTCACCGCCCCGCCGCGGGTGCTCCTCGTCCATCTCTTCGTCCGGCACTCAATGCCGGCGCACAAATTCCAGTACGGCGAGGACTTCCGGCTCCTGGTGCCGGCGTCGGAGCCGTCACGGCGGCTGCTCATCGGCGGAGACGACGGCCGCGCGTTCCTCGTCTCCGCGGGCGCGCTGGCCGCGGCCACCGCGGTGTCGGTCGTGTGCGTCCGTGCCAGCGCCGTCCTGCGGCCGCAGTACTTGTGCAAGATGTGGTCGATCATGCCGCCCAGCCAGGACCTCGTCGTGGTGAAAACCAAGGTGACGAGCAGCACATCGCCCGGCGCGGTGGCCGCCGCGTCCTTCTTGACGGTGCCGCCGAGGTATTATCGGGTTGGGGCTGCTGGGGTTTCCAACTCCAAGCTAGTGCCTCTCAATGTCCGCATTGACAAGATTTAA
- the LOC123076791 gene encoding putative E3 ubiquitin-protein ligase SINA-like 6 — MECAESCGKSVTSEQEEAKPECEEGEVMMMQEQDGGAAAAAGEAMAPAQIDVRMDVALLHCQACLLPLKPPVFKCEAAGHVVCCFCHAGHAALCSRASAHCGELDAVVGAVKVPCPYRAFGCERYVVYHEAADHQRACRCAPCSCPEPGCAFVGSRAMLLGHFAAGHQRPAVTVRYGRAWNLGFSLAHRWHVLVGDEDRSLFLVSLGPLGAATAVSLLCVRPDGEAGAAPRFRCKLSVERPAGDDKDNLVLMASAVSSSALSTGAPAPGQGMFLAVPQELISGDTLTLSLRIDLIQPAAAGGAPKSATPQARTPRRMQ, encoded by the exons ATGGAGTGTGCGGAGAGCTGCGGCAAGAGCGTGACGAGTGAGCAGGAGGAGGCGAAGCCGGAGTGCGAGGAAGGCGAGGTGATGATGATGCAGGAGCAGGACGGaggtgctgcggcggcggcgggggaagccATGGCGCCGGCGCAGATCGACGTGAGGATGGACGTGGCGCTGCTCCACTGCCAGGCGTGCCTCCTCCCCCTCAAGCCCCCCGTCTTCAAG TGCGAGGCCGCCGGGCACGTGGTGTGCTGCTTCTGCCACGCCGGCCACGCCGCGCTCTGCAGCCGCGCCAGCGCCCACTGCGGCGAGCTGGACGCCGTGGTCGGCGCCGTCAAGGTGCCCTGCCCCTACAGGGCGTTCGGCTGCGAGCGCTACGTGGTGTACCACGAGGCCGCGGACCACCAGCGCGCGTGCCGGTGCGCGCCCTGCTCCTGCCCGGAGCCCGGCTGCGCCTTCGTGGGCTCCCGCGCCATGCTCCTCGGCCACTTCGCCGCCGGCCACCAGCGCCCCGCCGTGACGGTCCGCTACGGGCGGGCCTGGAACCTCGGCTTCTCCCTGGCGCACCGCTGGCACGTGCTCGTCGGGGACGAGGACCGCAGCCTGTTCCTCGTGTCCCTCGGCCCGCTCGGCGCGGCCACCGCCGTGTCGCTGCTCTGCGTCCGGCCGGACGGCGAGGCCGGGGCGGCGCCCCGGTTCCGGTGCAAGCTCTCCGTGGAGCGCCCGGCGGGCGACGACAAGGACAACCTGGTCCTCATGGCCTCGGCGGTGAGCAGCAGCGCGCTGTCCACCGGCGCGCCGGCGCCGGGGCAGGGGATGTTCTTGGCGGTGCCCCAGGAGCTGATCTCCGGCGACACGCTCACGCTCAGCCTCCGGATTGACCTGATCCAGCCTGCCGCTGCCGGCGGCGCTCCCAAGTCCGCTACACCGCAGGCCAGGACGCCGAGGAGGATGCAGTGA